The following are encoded together in the Bradyrhizobium algeriense genome:
- a CDS encoding GMC oxidoreductase, which produces MFGYFSELPSLANRDVCVVGGGPAGIAVALACEERGLSVLLLESGKDKVDAFFAGLSTGHDIDLETHAAPHLAICRALGGASKWWGGRCTPLDEIDFAKRAFVQASWPISYAELAICYENAAEFFGVAPADFIAPIPPWGRLEAVRFEDLERWTPERDVSKRHRERLSTSKDIVLVAETTVTEIHVSEDARHVSRLTVRSREKSIAISPRYIVLACGGLETTRLLLWTQCKFPKLFGGPDGPLGRYYSGHISGKIANLVLGDPAHFAAHDYFLDSGVFVRRRFTFPPEVQRSEELLNIALYADNPPFHSADHRDGVLSLAWLALATPILGRLLASEGVRISHLGPAPYRWFQHLRNVLLQPVATWTSIVSILNQRYFSVPRKPGFLLFNERGRYSLHYHAEQSPNPNSRVMLSSRFDAFGLPYLRVRLRFSEADAQSVVRAHSILDAALRQSGLGYLEFREHGADSRIKHVLRQAKDGFHQIGGTRMGFDPQQSVVNTDCRTHDLENLYIASSSVFSSTGQANPTFPMVALGFRLSAHLASQIAGERVAGSSKHRPAP; this is translated from the coding sequence ATGTTCGGATATTTCTCCGAGCTTCCTTCACTTGCAAACCGCGACGTCTGCGTTGTGGGCGGTGGACCGGCAGGTATCGCGGTTGCGCTTGCTTGCGAGGAGCGTGGGCTCTCGGTTCTCCTTCTGGAATCCGGAAAGGATAAGGTCGACGCCTTTTTTGCTGGCCTCAGCACCGGACATGACATTGACTTGGAGACGCATGCGGCCCCGCATCTGGCTATCTGTCGTGCTCTTGGTGGCGCCTCGAAATGGTGGGGAGGCAGGTGCACGCCCCTCGACGAAATTGATTTTGCGAAACGAGCTTTCGTACAAGCGAGCTGGCCTATTTCTTATGCAGAATTGGCAATCTGCTATGAAAATGCCGCCGAGTTCTTTGGTGTTGCGCCCGCGGACTTTATTGCGCCGATTCCGCCATGGGGGCGATTGGAAGCCGTGCGATTTGAAGATCTGGAGCGATGGACGCCCGAAAGGGATGTCAGCAAGCGCCATCGCGAGCGCCTCTCCACCTCGAAAGACATTGTATTAGTTGCCGAAACTACCGTAACCGAAATTCACGTCTCGGAGGATGCTCGACACGTCAGCCGCTTGACCGTTCGCAGTCGTGAGAAATCAATCGCCATCTCGCCTAGATACATCGTTCTCGCTTGCGGCGGTCTGGAAACGACACGTCTTCTGCTGTGGACGCAATGCAAGTTCCCGAAGCTCTTTGGAGGACCCGACGGCCCGTTGGGGCGGTATTATTCAGGCCATATTTCCGGCAAGATAGCCAACTTGGTCCTGGGCGACCCCGCCCATTTTGCCGCCCACGACTATTTCCTCGATTCAGGCGTCTTCGTGCGCAGGCGGTTTACATTTCCTCCGGAGGTCCAACGAAGCGAGGAGCTTCTCAATATCGCGCTTTATGCAGACAACCCACCATTCCATTCTGCCGACCATCGCGACGGCGTACTATCACTTGCGTGGCTCGCGTTAGCAACTCCGATCCTAGGACGCTTACTTGCATCGGAAGGCGTACGGATCAGTCACCTAGGCCCAGCACCTTATCGGTGGTTTCAACACCTTAGAAATGTGTTGTTGCAGCCTGTAGCAACGTGGACGAGCATTGTAAGCATTCTGAATCAGAGGTACTTTAGCGTTCCGAGGAAGCCAGGTTTTCTATTGTTCAATGAGCGCGGGCGATATTCTCTTCACTACCATGCCGAGCAATCGCCAAATCCGAACTCGCGAGTCATGTTGAGCTCCAGGTTTGACGCATTTGGCTTGCCATACTTGCGCGTTCGGCTTCGGTTTAGCGAAGCGGATGCACAAAGCGTCGTCAGAGCTCATTCAATTCTTGACGCAGCCTTGAGGCAATCAGGATTGGGCTATCTCGAATTCCGTGAACACGGAGCGGACTCTCGCATTAAGCATGTGCTTCGCCAGGCAAAGGATGGCTTTCATCAAATCGGAGGGACGCGCATGGGCTTTGATCCTCAGCAAAGTGTTGTGAACACTGATTGCCGCACGCACGACCTTGAAAATTTGTACATTGCGTCCAGTTCAGTGTTTTCTTCAACCGGCCAAGCCAATCCAACGTTTCCCATGGTGGCTCTAGGTTTCAGATTGTCGGCTCATCTCGCAAGCCAAATAGCCGGGGAAAGAGTTGCCGGCAGCAGCAAACATCGTCCTGCTCCATGA
- a CDS encoding aldo/keto reductase has protein sequence MRQVYSKALGRNVSAIGFGCASLGSRISPSGGRRAIEMALEYGVRWFDVAPSYGDGQAEELLGSCLQGQRDRVVICTKVGIARPSLSLSQRLLRPLARTVVSGIPAARSVVRHAHKFPRRTAIHPDLIEASLLQSLRSLRTDHVDILALHEPTPEEAADKRIFDVLERLLDRGLIRAISVAGRPDSIIASVSRRLRVDYAQFQDAPHSGVAVRLRSELPSDRRPQFVTHGVFGKENSNEISMLSSRASETLKFWLQEYDPHATEIVGDLLLHFAFSNNPNGVVITSMFSAQHIERNCSLAAKSPTPELAAKISALLKSR, from the coding sequence ATGAGACAGGTCTATTCAAAAGCGCTGGGGCGCAACGTGTCGGCAATTGGCTTCGGGTGTGCGTCCCTTGGCTCTCGGATTTCGCCAAGCGGCGGTCGCCGAGCCATAGAAATGGCTCTCGAATACGGCGTGAGGTGGTTTGACGTTGCCCCTTCATACGGGGATGGACAGGCAGAGGAGCTGCTTGGCAGTTGCCTGCAAGGTCAGCGCGATAGAGTTGTTATTTGCACCAAAGTTGGTATTGCGCGTCCTAGCCTTTCTTTGTCACAGCGCCTCTTACGGCCTTTAGCGCGAACTGTCGTGTCGGGCATTCCGGCTGCACGTTCGGTTGTAAGGCACGCTCATAAGTTTCCCCGCCGTACAGCCATTCATCCAGACCTGATCGAAGCGTCCCTTCTGCAGAGCCTACGATCATTGCGGACCGATCATGTGGATATCTTGGCACTTCACGAGCCAACGCCGGAGGAGGCAGCAGATAAGCGCATTTTTGATGTGCTCGAGCGATTACTAGACCGCGGACTTATCCGAGCAATTTCTGTTGCCGGGCGGCCCGACAGCATTATCGCATCAGTATCCCGACGCCTCCGCGTCGACTATGCGCAGTTTCAGGATGCACCGCATAGTGGCGTCGCCGTTAGATTGCGTTCTGAGCTGCCAAGCGATAGGCGACCTCAGTTCGTCACGCATGGCGTATTCGGGAAAGAGAACTCGAACGAAATATCTATGCTGTCGTCCCGAGCATCAGAAACTCTCAAGTTTTGGCTTCAAGAGTACGACCCACATGCAACGGAGATTGTAGGAGATCTTTTGTTGCATTTTGCGTTCTCTAATAATCCGAATGGTGTGGTAATAACATCGATGTTTAGCGCACAACATATCGAACGCAATTGCTCACTTGCGGCGAAAAGCCCGACACCAGAACTCGCAGCTAAGATCTCTGCACTTCTAAAAAGCAGATAG
- a CDS encoding DegT/DnrJ/EryC1/StrS family aminotransferase, which translates to MQIPHQIIYQIRYISCWLKSDQEADQVFRFRLNSLLGGASATIPLGRARSGIFLLVKQVVTKTRRNVIMSPYTIPDVVNMVKFGGGEPVFVDFRPNSTNVDFGHLRSLIDERTACVLVTHYHVPQVETNAIADFCRSRGVKFFDDCAISLGASIEGKPIGTVSEASVFSFSGFKILNFFWGGAIVMAPGEIATAIEAEVETWPRLRFWQYQFQARKILTYRFVTSRLVFPLFFRLRRSIIESGEIVDVLPLSRIETASLDDTITSRPALAALGEWSRKFGDIADILNHRRSIAAVYDRYFRQISVSAETPEECRAEAGFVNYPIIVGRNSRDEIYRTLLANNYDVALSLYPNVHEMEKFTDIPGRTINVSELVRSIVTLPTHTRVTPAYAERLSQFLLTLIPSY; encoded by the coding sequence ATGCAAATACCGCATCAAATTATCTATCAAATTCGATATATCTCTTGTTGGCTTAAGTCCGACCAAGAGGCCGATCAAGTCTTTCGATTTAGACTGAATTCTCTGTTGGGCGGAGCAAGCGCCACAATACCGTTAGGGCGAGCCCGCTCCGGAATCTTTTTATTGGTCAAGCAGGTCGTTACAAAAACGCGGCGCAACGTAATTATGTCGCCGTACACTATACCCGACGTCGTTAACATGGTGAAGTTTGGAGGGGGCGAGCCTGTTTTCGTCGACTTTCGTCCAAATTCGACCAACGTTGATTTTGGCCACCTCCGGTCGCTCATCGATGAGCGGACCGCGTGTGTTCTGGTCACTCACTATCACGTCCCCCAAGTGGAAACGAATGCGATAGCTGACTTCTGTCGCTCCAGAGGCGTGAAGTTCTTCGATGACTGCGCCATATCTTTGGGCGCTAGTATCGAAGGCAAGCCAATCGGTACTGTCAGCGAAGCAAGCGTGTTCAGTTTCTCGGGATTTAAGATACTAAATTTTTTTTGGGGCGGAGCGATAGTCATGGCTCCTGGAGAGATTGCAACGGCTATCGAAGCTGAAGTTGAAACTTGGCCGCGGCTGAGGTTCTGGCAGTATCAATTCCAAGCAAGAAAAATTCTAACGTACCGCTTTGTCACGAGTCGCTTGGTGTTTCCGTTGTTTTTTAGGCTGCGGCGCTCAATTATTGAGTCGGGTGAGATTGTCGACGTCCTTCCTTTGTCACGCATTGAGACGGCTAGTCTGGACGACACGATTACTAGCCGGCCGGCCCTCGCTGCCTTAGGTGAGTGGAGCCGAAAATTTGGCGATATCGCAGACATACTCAACCACCGTCGCTCCATCGCCGCGGTCTATGATCGTTATTTTCGCCAGATTAGTGTATCGGCTGAGACACCCGAAGAATGTCGCGCGGAGGCTGGCTTCGTCAATTATCCGATCATCGTCGGTCGCAATTCGCGAGATGAGATCTACAGGACGTTGCTAGCCAATAACTACGATGTAGCTTTGTCACTTTACCCGAATGTCCATGAAATGGAGAAGTTCACCGATATACCGGGCCGTACCATTAATGTTTCTGAGTTGGTGCGGTCGATCGTTACCCTGCCAACGCACACGCGTGTGACGCCCGCATATGCTGAAAGACTGAGCCAGTTTCTGTTGACATTGATCCCGAGCTACTGA